The genomic DNA CCATGGCGAACGACAAGAACATGAACCGCGAAACCGCGCTCATGGACATCTACCGCGTCATGCGCCCGGGCGAGCCGCCCACCGTCGAAGCGGCCTCCGCGCTGTTCGACACGCTGTTCTTCGATGGCGAACGCTATGACCTGTCGGCCGTTGGCCGCGTGAAGATGAACATGCGTCTTGCACTGGATAAGGAAGACACGCAGCGCACGCTGGACCGCGACGATATCGTGGCCTGCATCAAGGCGCTCGTCGACCTGCGCGATGGCCGCGGCGACATCGACGACATCGACCACCTCGGCAACCGCCGTGTGCGCTCGGTCGGTGAGCTGATGGAAAACCAGTACCGTGTGGGCCTTCTGCGGATGGAACGCGCGATCAAGGAACGCATGTCGTCGGTCGAGATCGACACCGTCATGCCGCAGGATCTGATCAACGCCAAACCGGCTGCGGCTGCGGTACGTGAATTCTTCGGCTCCTCGCAGCTGTCGCAGTTCATGGACCAGACCAACCCGCTGTCCGAAGTGACGCACAAGCGTCGCCTCTCGGCGCTTGGACCCGGCGGTCTGACACGCGAACGTGCGGGCTTCGAGGTGCGCGACGTGCACCCGACCCACTACGGCCGCATGTGCCCGATCGAAACGCCCGAAGGCCCGAACATCGGTCTGATCAACAGCCTCGCGACCTTTGCCCGCGTCAACAAATACGGCTTCATCGAAACACCTTATCGCAAGGTGTCCGGCGGTGTGGTCAGCGATGACGTGCAGTACATGTCCGCGACCGAGGAAATGCGTCACACCGTGGCGCAGGCCAACGCGAACCTCGACGAGGACATGAAGTTCGTCAACGATCTGGTGTCCACACGCCAGTCGGGCGACTACACGCTCGCGCCGTCGGAAAACGTGGACCTCATCGACGTGTCGCCCAAGCAGTTGGTCTCGGTTGCCGCCTCGCTCATTCCGTTCCTGGAAAATGACGATGCGAACCGCGCCCTGATGGGGTCGAACATGCAACGTCAGGCGGTTCCGCTCCTGCAGGCCGAAGCGCCTCTGGTCGGCACCGGCATCGAAGAAGTCGTGGCGCGCGATTCCGGCGCGGCCTATATGGCCAAGCGGGCGGGCATCATTGACCAGGTCGATGCCACACGTATCGTGATCCGCGCGACCGAGGATCTGGAACTGGGCGACGCGGGTGTGGACATCTACCGCATGCGCAAATTCCAGCGCTCCAACCAGAACACCTGCATCAACCAGCGTCCGCTGGTCAAAGTGGGTGACCGGGTGTCCAAGGGTCAGGTGATCGCGGACGGTCCCAGCACCGACATGGGTGAACTGGCGCTCGGCAAGAACGTCGTCGTCGCCTTCATGCCGTGGAATGGCTACAACTACGAAGACTCGATCCTGATCTCCGAGCGGGTCAGCCGCGACGACGTGTTCACCTCCATCCACATCGAAGAATTCGAAGTGGCCGCACGTGACACGAAACTCGGCCCTGAGGAAATCACCCGCGACATTCCCAACGTCGGCGAGGAAGCCCTGCGCAACCTCGACGAGGCGGGCATCGTCTATATCGGTGCAGACGTAGAGCCGGGCGACATTCTGGTGGGCAAGATCACCCCCAAGGGCGAAAGCCCGATGACACCGGAAGAAAAGCTTCTGCGTGCCATCTTCGGTGAAAAGGCCTCTGACGTGCGCGATACGTCGCTGCGTGTGAAGCCCGGTGATTTCGGCACGGTCGTCGAAGTGCGCGTCTTTAACCGCCACGGTGTGGAAAAAGACGAACGCGCGCTGCAGATCGAGCGTGAAGAAGTCGAACGTCTGGCCCGTGACCGCGACGACGAACTCGCGATCCTCGACCGCAACATCTACGCGCGTCTGCGCGAGATGCTGCTGGGCAAGACCGCCGTCAAAGGCCCCAAGGGTGTCAAATCGAACAGCCAGATCACCGAAGAGGTGCTGGATGACGTGCTGACGCGCGGCCAATGGTGGCAGCTCGCACTCGAGGACGAGGACGATGCGAAAATCGTCGAAGCCCTGAACGAGCAGTACGAGATCCAGAAACGGACTCTCGATGCCCGCTTCGAGGACAAGGTCGAGAAAGTGCGCCGTGGCGACGATCTGCCCCCCGGCGTGATGAAAATGGTCAAAGTGTTCGTGGCGGTGAAGCGCAAGCTGCAACCGGGCGACAAGATGGCCGGTCGTCACGGCAACAAGGGTGTGATTTCTAAGGTTGTCCCGATGGAAGACATGCCGTTCCTCGCGGACGGTACACCGGTCGATTTCTGTCTGAACCCGCTGGGCGTGCCGTCGCGCATGAACGTCGGTCAGATCCTCGAGACGCACATGGGCTGGGCCGCACGCGGTCTGGGCGTGAACGTCGACGAGGCGCTTCAGGAATACAAACGCTCTGGCGACATGACGCCGGTGCGCGAAGCGATGAAACTGGCCTACGGCGATGATGTCTACGAAGAGGGCATCACCGGCATGGACGAGGATACGATGTTGGAAGCGGCGGGCAACGTGACCCGCGGTGTGCCGATCGCAACCCCCGTCTTTGACGGCGCGAAAGAGGCCGACGTGAACGACGCGCTGAGCCGCGCGGGTTTCGACACCTCTGGCCAGTCGGTGCTGTTCGACGGTCGCACGGGCGAGCAATTCGCGCGCCCCGTGACCGTGGGCATCAAGTACCTGCTGAAACTGCACCACCTCGTGGACGACAAGATCCACGCGCGTTCCACCGGTCCATACTCGCTGGTCACCCAGCAGCCGTTGGGCGGTAAGGCACAGTTCGGTGGTCAGCGCTTTGGTGAGATGGAAGTCTGGGCCCTCGAAGCCTACGGCGCCGCCTACACCCTGCAGGAAATGCTGACGGTGAAGTCGGACGACGTGGCAGGCCGGACCAAGGTCTATGAGAGCATCGTCAAGGGCGAGGACAACTTCGAGGCCGGCATTCCGGAATCGTTCAACGTTCTGGTCAAAGAGGTCCGCGGTCTGGGCCTCAACATGGAACTCCTGGATGCGGAGGAAGACGAGTAGGCGCGAAACCACGGTGCGCAACACGTGCACACCCTACGTAGGGTGCGCATTCACTGCGCACCTTCCGCCGACCTTCCCCCGCACCCTCTGACACTTGAGGAAAAAGTATGAACCAGGAACTGACAAACAACCCGTTTAACCCGCTGACACCGCAGAAGGTTTTCGACGAGATCAAGGTCTCCCTCGCAAGCCCCGAGCGTATCCTCAGCTGGTCTTTCGGCGAAATCAAAAAGCCAGAAACCATCAACTACCGGACGTTCAAGCCCGAGCGTGACGGCCTGTTCTGTGCGCGTATTTTTGGCCCCATCAAGGACTACGAATGCCTGTGCGGCAAATACAAGCGCATGAAATATCGCGGCGTTGTCTGCGAGAAATGCGGCGTCGAAGTCACGCTGCAAAAAGTCCGCCGCGAGCGCATGGGCCACATCGAGCTGGCCTCGCCGGTTGCGCACATCTGGTTCCTGAAATCGCTGCCGTCGCGCATCGGCCTGATGCTCGACATGACGCTGCGCGATCTGGAACGTGTGCTGTACTTTGAAAACTACGTCGTGATCGAACCGGGTCTGACGGATCTCACCTACGGTCAGATGATGACCGAGGAAGAGTACATGGACGCGCAGGATGCCTATGGCATGGACGCGTTCACCGCCAACATCGGTGCCGAAGCGATCCGCGAAATGCTCGCCGCCATTGATCTGGAGGCCGAGGCCGACCAGCTGCGCGAAGATCTCAAGGAAGCCACGGGCGAACTGAAACCCAAGAAGATTATCAAGCGCCTCAAGGTGGTTGAAAGCTTCCTGGAATCCGGCAACCGCCCCGAATGGATGGTCATGACCGTCATTCCGGTGATCCCGCCGGAACTGCGTCCGCTGGTGCCGCTGGATGGCGGCCGTTTCGCGACATCCGATCTCAACGATCTGTACCGCCGCGTGATCAACCGCAACAACCGTCTGAAGCGTCTGATCGAACTGCGTGCACCCGACATCATCGTGCGCAACGAAAAGCGGATGCTGCAGGAATCCGTCGATGCGCTCTTCGACAACGGTCGCCGTGGCCGCGTGATCACCGGTGCCAACAAGCGCCCGCTGAAATCGCTGTCCGACATGCTCAAGGGCAAGCAGGGTCGCTTCCGCCAGAACCTTCTGGGCAAACGCGTCGACTTCTCGGGTCGTTCGGTCATCGTGACCGGTCCGGAACTGAAACTGCACCAGTGTGGTCTGCCCAAGAAGATGGCGCTGGAGCTGTTCAAGCCGTTCATCTACTCGCGGCTCGAGGCCAAAGGCCTCAGCTCCACCGTCAAGCAGGCGAAAAAGCTGGTCGAAAAAGAGCGTCCCGAAGTGTGGGATATCCTCGACGAGGTCATCCGCGAACACCCTGTCATGCTGAACCGTGCGCCTACGCTGCACCGGTTGGGCATTCAGGCGTTCGAACCTGTCCTGATCGAAGGCAAGGCGATCCAGCTTCACCCGCTCGTCTGTTCGGCCTTCAACGCCGACTTTGACGGTGACCAGATGGCCGTGCACGTGCCGCTCTCGCTCGAAGCGCAGCTGGAAGCACGCGTTCTGATGATGTCCACGAACAACGTTCTGTCGCCCGCCAACGGCGCGCCGATCATCGTGCCATCGCAGGATATGATCCTGGGTCTGTACTACACGACCCTGGAGCGTGACGGCATGAAGGGAGAAGGCAAGGTCTTTGGCACCGTCGACGAAGTGCAGCACGCGCTTGACGCCGGTGAGGTGCACCTGCACTCCAAGATCAAGGCCCGGATCAAGCAGATCGACAACGAAGGCAACGAAGTGATGATGCGCTTTGACACGACCCCCGGTCGTGTGCGTCTGGGCGCGCTTCTGCCGCTCAACGCGAAGGCGCCGTTCGATCTGGTCAACCGTCTGCTGCGCAAGAAGGAAGTGCAGCAGGTGATCGATACCGTCTACCGGTATTGCGGCCAGAAAGAGAGCGTCATCTTCTGTGACCAGATCATGACCATGGGCTTCCGCGAAGCGTTCAAGGCGGGCATCTCGTTCGGCAAGGACGACATGCTGATCCCCGAAACCAAATGGGATCTGGTCGAGGACACACGCGGTCAGGTGAAAGACTTCGAACAGCAGTACATGGACGGCCTGATTACCCAGGGCGAAAAGTACAACAAGGTCGTCGATGCCTGGTCCAAGTGTAACGACAAGGTGACCGACGCCATGATGGGCTCCATCTCGGCGGAACGTCACGACGAGAACGGGACCGAAATGGAACCGAACTCGGTCTACATGATGGCCCACTCCGGCGCGCGTGGCTCTGTCACCCAGATGAAACAGCTGGGCGGCATGCGCGGCCTGATGGCCAAGCCGAACGGCGACATCATCGAGACGCCGATCATCTCGAACTTCAAGGAAGGTCTGACCGTTCTTGAATACTTCAACTCGACCCACGGCGCCCGTAAGGGTCTGTCGGATACCGCTCTGAAGACGGCGAACTCGGGCTACCTGACCCGCCGTCTGGTTGACGTGGCGCAGGACTGCATCGTGCGCATGCACGACTGTGGCACCGAAACCGCGATCACTGCCGTGGCAGCCGTCAACGACGGTGAAGTGGTGGCTTCGCTGGCCGAGCGTCTGCTGGGCCGTGTCGTGGCCGAGGACATCCTGCGCCCCGGCACCGAAGAAGTGCTGGCCGCTGCCGGTTCGATCGTGGACGAGCGGACCTCGGACATCATCGACGAAGCGGGTGTGGCCTCGGCCCGGATCCGCAGCCCGCTGACCTGTGACGCCGAAGAGGGGGTCTGCGCCATGTGCTACGGCCGTGACCTCGCACGCGGCACGCTGGTCAACCAGGGCGAAGCTGTCGGCATCATCGCCGCACAGTCGATCGGTGAACCCGGTACACAGTTGACGATGCGGACCTTCCACATCGGCGGCGTTGCACAGGGTGGCCAGCAGTCCTTCCAGGAAGCGGGCCAGGCCGGCAAGATCCAGTTCGAGAACGCGCAAACGCTCGAGAACGCGCAAGGCGAAACCATGGTCATGGGCCGCAACATGAAGTTGCTCATCATCGATGAGCAGGGCGAAGAACGCGCCAACTTCAAAGTGGGCTACGGCACCAAGCTGTTTGTATCCGAAGGTCAGGAAGTGGCCCGCGGCGACAAGCTGTTTGAATGGGATCCCTACACGCTGCCGATCATCGCGGAGGCCGCAGGTACGGCCAAGCACGTTGATCTGGTGTCGGGCATCGCCGTCAAGGACGAAACCGATGACGCAACAGGCATGACCCAGAAGATCGTGATCGACTGGCGTGCCGCACCCAAGGGCAATGAACTCAAGCCAGAGATCATCCTGATGGATAAAGACGGCGAGCCGCTGCGCAACGACGCGGGCAACCCGATCACCTATCCGATGTCCGTGGATGCGGTCCTGTCCGTCGAAGACCAATCGGAGGTTCAGGCCGGTGACATCATCGCGCGCATCCCGCGTGAAGGTGCCAAGACCAAGGACATCACCGGTGGTCTGCCGCGTGTGGCCGAACTCTTTGAGGCACGTCGCCCCAAGGACCACGCCATCATCGCGGAAATCGACGGCTACGTGCGGTTCGGCAAGGACTACAAGAACAAGCGTCGTATCGCGATCGAGTCGTCCGAAGATCCGGATCACAAGGTCGAGTACATGGTGCCCAAGGGGAAACACATCCCCGTTGCCGAAGGCGACTTCGTGCAGAAGGGTGACTACATCATGGACGGTAACCCCGCGCCGCACGACATCCTCGCCATCATGGGTGTCGAAGCACTGGCGGATTACATGATCGACGAGGTTCAGGACGTCTATCGCCTGCAAGGTGTGAAAATCAACGACAAGCACATCGAAGTCATCGTGCGCCAGATGCTGCAGAAGTGGGAGATCCAGGAATCCGGAGACACCACGCTGCTCAAGGGCGAACACGTCGACAAGCAGGAATTCGACGCGGCCAACGAAAAGGCCCTGTCGAAAGGCGGTCGTCCGGCCAAGGGCGAACCGATCCTGCTGGGCATCACCAAGGCGTCGCTGCAAACCCGCAGCTTCATCTCGGCGGCGTCCTTCCAGGAAACGACCCGCGTTCTTACCGAAGCCTCCGTGCAGGGTAAGAAAGACAAGCTGGTCGGCCTGAAAGAGAACGTGATCGTTGGTCGTCTGATCCCTGCGGGCACCGGTGGGGCAACCCAGCAGATGCGCCGTGTGGCTCAGGATCGCGACAATGTCGTAATCGAAGCGCGCCGGATCGAAGCCGAAAAAGCGGCTGCGCTGGCAGCGCCCGAAGCGACGGGTGCGGATGACTTCGTCGGTGGCGACGTCTTTGACCAGGCGCCGATCATCGATGAGGAAAGCCGCGATTGATCGCCGCTGACCTTTGAAAATCTTGGGCCCCCGCACCTCTCTGGCGCGGGGGCCTTTTCTTTATGGCTACTGCGCTTTCGCCGGGCGGGGGGCTCTGCTAGGCTCGCGGTACTCCAGTCCCAAAGAGCATCATGTCAGAGCAGTTCAAACTTCAGATGCGCGGGCTCATCCGCTTTTCCTACCTCTCTGAATCCGGATTTGCGGTTTCGCGGCGCGGCGTCGATGCGGTGCGCGACATGCTCTATGATACGGACCGGCTCGAACGCCGTTTCGCGCTTTTCGAAGCGCTGGCGCTGCCGTCCTTGCGCGTGCAGGACGACCCGGACTTCAAGATCGGCCTGCTCATCGGGGATGACTTTCCGCTCTGGGCCCATGCCCGCCTCGAAAAACTGATTGCCGATCTGCCGCAGGCCCGCCTCGTGGCCCTGCCGCCAATGCAGCATTTTCAGGCGGTCAAGCAGGCGATCCGCAAACTGGGCCATGACAAGGGCGCCACCCACACGTTGACCTTCCGCTTCGATGACGATGACGCCATCCACCGCAGCACCACAGCGCGGTTGCGGGCGATTGCCATGGCCAACGCCCCCGTCCGCGACGTAGCGCAGCGTTTCGCCATCGGCTTTAACCGCGGTTTCTACATCACCACCGGTCCCGACGGGATGACGCTGAGCGAAGAATACGAAAAGACACCACTGGGCATCGGTCTGGGGTTGGTCGAACCGCTGGGAAAGGTGCACACTGTCTTTCGCCGCAACCACCGGCATCTGCCGCAGTACTATGACACGCTGACGGAGGTCTCGCGCCCGATGTACCTGCGCTCGGTGCACCGCGACAACGATTCCGGCGCCAGACCATCGGGCCGCAGCGGCACCATGGCGCAAGAGCAGATCGAAGAAACGCTGGAGGCCGATTTCGGCCTGTCCCTCGACCGGTTGCGCGCGCTGTGATGTCGCGCAATCTGGCCGGGGCGCTGCTGATGGTGGCGTCGATGTCGGCCTTTGTATTCAACGATATGGCGATCAAGCTGACGGGCGGCGTGGTGCCCCTGTTCCAGCTGATCTTTGTGCGCGGCCTGCTGGCGACCACGCTGATCTGTGCGCTGGCCTATGCGGTGGGCGGTCTGCGCCTGCGGTTGCCGCGTGCGGATTGGGGCTGGATTGTGCTGCGCGGCCTGTCCGAGGTTATGGTGGCCTACTTCTTCCTTGCGGCCTTGCTCAACATGCCGCTGGCGAACGTGACGGCGATCCTGCAATCGGTGCCGTTGATGGTGACGCTCGCGGCGGCGCTGATCTACCGCGAACGGGTGGGCTGGCCGCGTCTGCTGGCCATCGCCATCGGCTTTTGCGGTGTGCTTTTGGTAGTGCAACCGGGGGCAGACGGATTCACCCGCTGGTCGCTTTTCGCGCTTGGCGCAGCACTGTGCGTGACCGCCCGCGATATGATCACGCGCCGCATTTCATCGCAGGCGCCGGGCTGGATGGTGACGCTGGGCACATCGCTGTGTGTCACGCTCGCCGCCGGACTGGGCAGCACGTCGGAAACCTGGGTCTCCGTCGCCCCGCCCACCGCCGCCCTCATCGCGCTGTCGGCGTTCAGCATCGTGGCGGGCTATTTCTTCAGCGTGCAGGTGATGCGCACGGGCGACGTGTCCTTCACCGCGCCGTTCCGCTATACGGGGCTGCTGTTTGCGATCGCGCTTGGCATCTTTGTGTTCGGCGAAATTCCGACCGCGCCGACGGTACTCGGGGCGGCGATCATCATGGCCACGGGGCTTTTCACGCTTTACCGCGAAGCGCGGGTCAGACGGGTGCCGCACCGGCGCTGAACACACGGCGGACCTGCGCCTCGTCGATGGCAAAACGGTCGGCAAATTCGGCGCGGGTGGCGTCATCCAGCGCGATAAGCTCCACCGGTTTTACCTTCTTCTGGCGGCTGTCGTTGGTGGTGTTATGGCCACGGATGAACATGGTGGGTTCGGCAAAGCTGACACAGGGCATGAAGCGGCCAATGCGCTCATGGGCGAAATTCATGATGGTTAGCGGGCTGTTGCCGCGGATCTGCATCGCCAACCCCGCCACGTTGAACGTCTTGCGCAGGGGCGTGGCGTTGATCCCGCTGGCGCCGAAATTGGCGATGTATCCCTTGGTCCAGTCAAAGGCGATGGCCTTGTGCTGCGCGCTCAGCGCGGCACAATCGACCGCCGCCTGCCGCAGCCGTTCGATGAAATCGACCGCCACGGCATCATCGTCGTCGTAGCGGAACTGCAGACAGGGCGCGGCCGGATCACGGCGGGCAGTGTTGAGCACCTCTTTCATGACCTCGCGGTGGTTGCGCGGCGGATGCGCCTCGATGCGGGCCTGCGGCATGTCCCGGATCAACGCCTGCAACCGCGCCAGATAGGGGGCAGGCAACTGGTCGCCCACCACGATCACCAGTTCGAAATCGGGATCGGTCTGGTGGCGCAGGCACTTCAGCGCGACCGTCTCGAACAGGTGGAATCGTTCCTCCATGCGGGCGGGGTCATAAAGATAGGCGATCTTGTCGGCCATATCCTCGAAATCGACCTGAAAGCCGCCCAGTGCGGGATAGGAAAACCGGCATAGCCCGATGACTTGCATAACTGCTTGGTCCCGTTGGTTTTGCCCGACTATGGTGCGCCCGCGCGATCCTTGGCAAGGGCAGAATGGCGCAGGGTGCGGGTTGCGGCCCCGCTGCGGTTGACAGCCGGGGCAGGGGTGCGTATATGCCCGCTATCTGATCGAAGGGGTCGCCCCGAGATCGCACATATCATACCGCATGTGGTCAAGATCCAGGCCGCCTTCACTGGCCCGATCCTCTGTAAGCAAGCCGCCGCGCTCACCTCGGTACGGGAGCGTTGCGGCCTAATCGCTTTGGACCATCTGCCCGCAACCCGCCCGCTGGACGCAGGGGGCATCGAATTTCACCGCACAGGGGGCCACGGGCTTCGCGTGCATCCATGACGAGCAACACGGGGATAAAACCGGAATGCCAACGATCCAACAGCTGATCCGCAAGCCGCGCCAGCCAAAACGCAAGTATTCGAAATCCATGCACCTGCAGGAATGCCCGCAAAAGCGCGGCGTCTGCACACGTGTGTACACAACAACGCCCAAGAAACCGAACTCCGCGATGCGGAAAGTTGCGAAGGTTCGCCTGACCAACGGTTTCGAGGTCATCTCCTACATCCCGGGCGAAAGCCACAACCTGCAGGAACATTCCGTTGTTCTGATCCGCGGCGGTCGTGTCAAAGACCTTCCCGGTGTGCGCTACCACATCCTGCGCGGTGTTCTGGATACCCAAGGCGTCAAGGACCGCAAGCAGCGTCGTTCCAAATACGGTGCCAAGCGTCCCAAGTAATGTAGCCGCGGTGCGCGGAAGATGCGCACCGGACCCATCCACTCGTAGGGTGCGCATTCATGCGCACCGACCCGCCAAGAGGAAGACAAAAAAATGTCACGCCGCCACGCAGCTGAGAAGCGCGAAGTTCTGCCAGACGCCAAATACGGCGATCTGGTTCTGACCAAATTCATGAACAACCTGATGATCGATGGTAAGAAGTCGGTCGCAGAACGCATCGTCTACAACGCGCTGGACCGCGTCGAGGGCAAGATCAAACGCGCCCCCGTCGAAGTGTTCCACGAAGCGCTCGACAACATCAAACCGTCCGTCGAAGTGCGCTCGCGCCGCGTCGGTGGTGCGACATACCAGGTGCCCGTCGAGGTCCGCCCCGAGCGCCGCGAAGCGCTGGCGATCCGCTGGCTGATCAAGGCATCGCGTTCGCGCAACGAAAACACCATGGAAGAGCGCCTCGCAGGCGAACTGCTGGACGCCGTCCAGTCCCGTGGTACCGCCGTGAAAAAACGCGAAGACACGCACAAGATGGCCGACGCCAACAAGGCGTTCAGCCACTACCGCTGGTAACACCCTAAGATCGGGGCCCGGATCCGCCGGGCCCCTGACCCTTTTCAAAGCAATACCTCTGAGGAAGCTTTACAAATGGCACGCGATTATCCGCTCGACCGATACCGTAACTTCGGCATCATGGCCCACATTGATGCCGGTAAAACCACATGCTCCGAACGCATCCTGTACTACACGGGCAAATCCCACAACATCGGTGAGGTGCACGATGGTGCAGCCACGATGGACTGGATGGAGCAGGAGCAGGAACGCGGCATCACCATCACCTCGGCTGCGACGACCACCTTCTGGGAACGCACCGAAGACGGTGAAACCGCCGACACGCCCAAGCACCGCCTGAACATCATCGACACCCCCGGCCACGTTGACTTCACCATCGAAGTCGAACGTTCGCTCGCGGTTCTCGATGGTGCCGTTTGCGTTCTGGACGCCAACGCCGGTGTTGAGCCGCAGACAGAAACCGTCTGGCGGCAGGCTGACCGCTACAAGGTGCCGCGCATGGTCTTCGTCAACAAGATGGACAAGATCGGCGCCGACTTCTTCAACTGTGTCGAGATGATCGAAGACCGCACCGGTGCGGTTGCCGTGCCTGTCGGTATCCCGATCGGTGCCGAGACCGAACTCGAAGGTCTGATCGATCTGGTCACCATGGAAGAGTGGCTGTGGCAAGGCGAAGATCTGGGCGCGTCCTGGATCAAGGCGCCGATCCGCGACAGCCTCAAGGACATGGCCGACGAATGGCGTGCCAAGATGATCGAGAACGCCGTCGAGCAAGACGACGACGCGATGGAAGCCTACCTCGAAGGCAACGAGCCCGACGTCCCGACCCTGCGCGCCCTGCTGCGCAAGGGCTGCCTGTCGATGGCCTTCGTTCCCGTTCTGGGCGGCTCCGCGTTCAAGAACAAAGGTGTTCAGCCTCTGCTCAACGCTGTGATCGACTATCTGCCCAGCCCGCTGGACGTTGTCGACTACATGGGCTTCAAACCCGGCGACGAAGACGAAGTTCGTAACATCCCGCGTCGTGCGGACGATGAAATGGCCTTCTCCGGTCTGGCGTTCAAAATCATGAACGACCCCTTCGTGGGCTCGCTGACGTTCACGCGCATCTATTCGGGTACGCTGAACAAGGGTGACACGCTGCTCAACTCGACCAAAGGTCGCAAAGAGCGTGTGGGCCGGATGATGATGATGCACTCCAACGACCGCGAGGAAATCACCGAAGCGTTCGCAGGCGACATCATCGCGCTGGCCGGTCTGAAAGACACCACAACAGGCGACACTCTGTGCGCAGAGAAAGATCCGGTTGTGCTGGAAACGATGACCTTCCCCGATCCGGTGATCGAAATCGCGGTCGAGCCCAAAACCAAGGCCGACCAGGAGAAGATGTCCGCAGGTCTGCAGCGTCTGGCTGCCGAAGACCCGTCCTTCCGTGTGGAGACCGATCTCGAATCCGGTCAGACCATCATGAAGGGCATGGGCGAACTTCACCTGGACATCCTGGTGGACCGTCTCAAGCGCGAATTCAAAGTCGAAGCGAACATCGGTGCGCCACAGGTGGCTTACCGTGAAACCATCGGCCACGAAGTCGAGCACACCTACACCCACAAGAAACAGTCGGGTGGTTCGGGTCAGTTCGGCGAAGTCAAACTGCTCATCTCTCCCACGGAGCCGGGCGAAGGCTATTCGTTCGAGAGCAAGATCGTCGGCGGTGCCGTGCCCAAGGAATACATCCCGGGCGTGGAAAAAGGCATCAACTCGGTCATGGACAGCGGTCCGTTGGCGGGCTTCCCCGTCATCGACTTCAAGGTGCAGCTGCTGGACGGTAAGTTCCACGACGTTGACTCCAGCGTTCTGGCGTTCGAAATCGCGTCGCGGATGTGTATGCGCGAAGGCATGAAGAAAGCCGGTGCGAAACTGCTCGAACCGATCATGAAAGTCGAAGTGATCACGCCTGACGAATACACAGGCGGCATCATCGGCGATCTGACATCGCGTCGCGGTCAGGTACAGGGTCAGGACAGCCGCGGTAACGCGATTGCCATCGACGCTTTCGTGCCGCTGGCCAACATGTTCGGCTACATCAACACGCTGCGGTCCATGTCGTCGGGTCGTGCGAACTTCACCATGCAGTTCGACCACTACGAAGGCGTGCCACAGAACATCTCGGACGAGATTCAGGCCAAATTCGCGTGATGAAAACTTTGCGCGTCCCGCTTGCCCTCACCCTGATCGCCGGTCTGGCCGCTTGTGCCACACCGTCGATCCGGGCCACGGGCGATACCACGGATCTGAACGTGGTGTCGGTGTCGGTTGACACGGACACCATGGCACAGGCCGTGTCGGGGCGTGCATCCACCGTGACCAAGGCGCAGCTGGACGATGATCTGACGGCTGCGCTGGGGGCGGAACTGGCAAA from Sulfitobacter sp. S190 includes the following:
- the rpoB gene encoding DNA-directed RNA polymerase subunit beta: MAQSFLGQKRLRKYYGKIREVLEMPNLIEVQKSSYDLFLNSGDAPEPTDGEGITGVFQSVFPIKDFNETSVLEYVKYELEKPKYDVEECQQRDMTYSAPLKVTLRLIVFDVDEDTGAKSVKDIKEQDVFMGDMPLMTPNGTFIVNGTERVIVSQMHRSPGVFFDHDKGKTHSSGKLLFACRIIPYRGSWLDFEFDAKDIVFARIDRRRKLPVTTLLYALGLDQESIMDAYYDTVTYKLEDKKGWVAPFFPERVRGTRPTYDIVDAASGEVLFEAGKKVTPRAVKKLIDDGAVTDLLLPFDHIQGKFAAKDIINEETGAIYVEAGDEMTLEYDKDGELIGGTAKELVDAGITEIPLLDIDNVNVGPYMRNTMANDKNMNRETALMDIYRVMRPGEPPTVEAASALFDTLFFDGERYDLSAVGRVKMNMRLALDKEDTQRTLDRDDIVACIKALVDLRDGRGDIDDIDHLGNRRVRSVGELMENQYRVGLLRMERAIKERMSSVEIDTVMPQDLINAKPAAAAVREFFGSSQLSQFMDQTNPLSEVTHKRRLSALGPGGLTRERAGFEVRDVHPTHYGRMCPIETPEGPNIGLINSLATFARVNKYGFIETPYRKVSGGVVSDDVQYMSATEEMRHTVAQANANLDEDMKFVNDLVSTRQSGDYTLAPSENVDLIDVSPKQLVSVAASLIPFLENDDANRALMGSNMQRQAVPLLQAEAPLVGTGIEEVVARDSGAAYMAKRAGIIDQVDATRIVIRATEDLELGDAGVDIYRMRKFQRSNQNTCINQRPLVKVGDRVSKGQVIADGPSTDMGELALGKNVVVAFMPWNGYNYEDSILISERVSRDDVFTSIHIEEFEVAARDTKLGPEEITRDIPNVGEEALRNLDEAGIVYIGADVEPGDILVGKITPKGESPMTPEEKLLRAIFGEKASDVRDTSLRVKPGDFGTVVEVRVFNRHGVEKDERALQIEREEVERLARDRDDELAILDRNIYARLREMLLGKTAVKGPKGVKSNSQITEEVLDDVLTRGQWWQLALEDEDDAKIVEALNEQYEIQKRTLDARFEDKVEKVRRGDDLPPGVMKMVKVFVAVKRKLQPGDKMAGRHGNKGVISKVVPMEDMPFLADGTPVDFCLNPLGVPSRMNVGQILETHMGWAARGLGVNVDEALQEYKRSGDMTPVREAMKLAYGDDVYEEGITGMDEDTMLEAAGNVTRGVPIATPVFDGAKEADVNDALSRAGFDTSGQSVLFDGRTGEQFARPVTVGIKYLLKLHHLVDDKIHARSTGPYSLVTQQPLGGKAQFGGQRFGEMEVWALEAYGAAYTLQEMLTVKSDDVAGRTKVYESIVKGEDNFEAGIPESFNVLVKEVRGLGLNMELLDAEEDE